A genomic stretch from Deltaproteobacteria bacterium includes:
- a CDS encoding TIGR00282 family metallophosphoesterase has product MWILFFGDVVGKPGRKAVAEFLSRLRGVRDVDLVIANGENAASGMGLTDSVVRELFEAGVDVLTGGNHVWDKKEGIPLVRAGERILRPANYPPGVDGRGWGVFLGRSGTPYAVVSLIGRVFMGSYDCPFRWADAALPGIRREATCVVVDFHAEATSEKRALALYLDGRVSAIAGTHTHVQTSDAAVLPGGTGYITDAGMCGPAGSIIGMDPKTVLRRFLLQVPVRFDVASGEPEASGVFFDLDPETGRCVAVQAFRISESQMRSKEEWKTFSNP; this is encoded by the coding sequence ATGTGGATTTTGTTTTTCGGCGACGTGGTCGGCAAGCCCGGTCGCAAGGCCGTGGCGGAGTTCCTCTCGCGCCTGCGCGGCGTCCGCGACGTCGACCTCGTGATCGCCAACGGAGAGAATGCGGCGAGCGGGATGGGGCTGACGGACTCCGTCGTCCGCGAACTGTTCGAGGCGGGCGTCGACGTGTTGACGGGCGGCAACCACGTGTGGGACAAGAAGGAGGGGATCCCGCTGGTGCGCGCGGGAGAGCGGATCCTCCGGCCGGCGAACTACCCGCCGGGGGTGGACGGTCGCGGGTGGGGCGTTTTCCTCGGTCGCAGCGGCACGCCGTACGCCGTGGTGTCGCTGATCGGTCGTGTCTTCATGGGAAGCTACGACTGCCCGTTCCGCTGGGCCGACGCGGCGCTCCCGGGGATCCGCCGCGAGGCGACCTGCGTGGTGGTCGATTTCCACGCCGAGGCGACCTCCGAGAAGCGGGCGCTCGCCCTGTACCTCGACGGGAGGGTTTCCGCGATCGCGGGAACGCACACGCACGTTCAGACCTCCGACGCCGCGGTCCTGCCGGGCGGCACCGGCTATATCACCGACGCGGGGATGTGCGGCCCCGCCGGGTCGATCATCGGGATGGACCCGAAGACGGTCCTGCGGCGCTTCCTCCTCCAGGTGCCCGTCCGCTTCGATGTCGCTTCGGGTGAGCCGGAGGCGTCGGGCGTGTTCTTCGATCTGGATCCGGAAACGGGCCGCTGCGTCGCGGTGCAGGCGTTCCGGATCTCCGAATCACAAATGAGGAGCAAAGAAGAATGGAAAACATTCTCCAATCCCTGA
- the tyrS gene encoding tyrosine--tRNA ligase: MENILQSLRRGTVEVISGEELSRKVSASAREKRPLRVKAGFDPTAPDLHLGHTVLIQKLKHFQDAGHQVIFLIGDFTGMIGDPSGKSETRKALTREDVERNAVSYKEQIFKILDPDRTEVRFNSEWLSTLRIEEMVRVAAQMTVARMLERDDFRKRYEERRPISIHEFLYPLFQGYDSVALRADVEFGGTDQKFNLLVGRDLQRAYGQEPQVVMTTPLLVGLDGVNKMSKSLGNYVGITEPPETIFGKMMSISDELMVMYYELLSDIGVAELALLTAGLSDGSRHPMDAKIALAREIVARFHGAAAAKEAEDGFRGRFSRKEFPDDARRVELVAEGGASDLATVVSRASGSFTSKSAARRLIAQGGVEVNGERATDPAVLLPSPAEVRLKIGKKEFVIVALR, from the coding sequence ATGGAAAACATTCTCCAATCCCTGAGGCGAGGCACGGTGGAGGTGATCTCCGGGGAGGAGCTTTCCCGGAAAGTCTCCGCCTCCGCGAGGGAGAAGCGCCCCCTGCGGGTGAAAGCGGGGTTCGACCCCACCGCGCCGGATCTCCACCTCGGGCACACGGTGCTCATCCAGAAGCTCAAGCACTTCCAGGACGCGGGGCACCAGGTCATCTTCCTCATTGGCGACTTCACGGGGATGATCGGCGACCCGTCGGGCAAGTCCGAGACGCGAAAGGCCCTCACCCGTGAGGACGTGGAGCGGAACGCCGTCTCCTACAAGGAGCAGATCTTCAAGATCCTCGACCCGGACCGGACCGAGGTCCGCTTCAACTCCGAGTGGCTTTCGACGCTGCGCATCGAGGAGATGGTGCGGGTCGCCGCGCAGATGACGGTGGCGCGGATGCTCGAGCGGGACGATTTCCGGAAGCGATACGAGGAGCGGCGCCCGATCTCGATCCACGAGTTCCTTTACCCGCTCTTCCAGGGGTACGACTCCGTGGCGCTGCGGGCCGACGTCGAGTTCGGCGGGACGGACCAGAAGTTCAACCTGCTGGTGGGGCGCGACCTGCAGCGCGCGTACGGACAGGAACCGCAGGTGGTGATGACCACGCCGCTGCTGGTGGGGCTGGACGGCGTCAACAAGATGAGCAAGAGCCTCGGGAACTACGTGGGGATCACGGAACCCCCGGAGACGATCTTCGGGAAGATGATGTCGATCTCGGACGAGTTGATGGTCATGTACTACGAGCTGCTCTCCGATATCGGCGTGGCGGAGCTTGCCTTGCTTACGGCGGGGCTGTCCGACGGCTCCCGCCACCCGATGGACGCGAAGATCGCCCTGGCGCGCGAGATCGTCGCGCGCTTCCACGGCGCGGCGGCGGCAAAGGAGGCCGAGGACGGTTTTCGCGGCCGCTTCTCCCGGAAAGAGTTCCCGGACGACGCGCGGCGGGTCGAGCTCGTCGCCGAGGGCGGCGCGTCGGATCTCGCCACGGTGGTGTCCCGCGCCTCCGGGAGCTTCACCTCGAAATCCGCCGCGCGGCGGCTCATCGCGCAGGGTGGAGTGGAAGTGAACGGGGAGCGGGCGACCGATCCGGCCGTTCTTCTCCCGTCTCCCGCGGAGGTCCGGTTGAAGATCGGGAAGAAGGAGTTCGTGATCGTCGCCCTCCGGTGA